In Zingiber officinale cultivar Zhangliang chromosome 8B, Zo_v1.1, whole genome shotgun sequence, a single genomic region encodes these proteins:
- the LOC122017132 gene encoding uncharacterized protein LOC122017132, whose protein sequence is MPSFWKNMVFALKVGGPLVKVLRLVDGEKRSPMGYIYESMDRAKEAIAASFNNNEEKYRSIFELIDKRWNIQLHRPLHAAGYLNPECFYSNFDIKNDTEVIEGLYKCIARLVRGEDLQDKITNQLEKYKKAKGLFGLPMAIRQRTLKSPADWWSSYGASTPELKTFAMKILNLTCSSSGCERNWSVFEHIHSKKRNRLSQQRLNDLVYIKYNRALRRRYDMRDKIDPITLSEIDDSNEWLLGKLDDSDKDNDNDFVYEGEDLRWSDVARASGVGESAYDFRSRNASSSKGASLSASAKRKLSSAQTSLVNEEEINLDDETEEEDTDGYKSSDGADDVDLDNEDEEDDYFDI, encoded by the exons ATGCCTTCTTTTTGGAAAAATATGGTTTTTGCATTAAAGGTTGGTGGCCCATTGGTGAAAGTATTACGGCTGGTAGATGGTGAAAAAAGGTCTCCTATGGGTTATATCTATGAGTCAATGGACAGGGCCAAAGAAGCTATCGCTGCGTCATTTAACAATAATGAAGAGAAATATCGTAGCATTTTTGAACTCATTGACAAAAGATGGAACATTCAACTCCATCGACCTTTGCACGCAGCTGGATATTTGAATCCAGAGTGTTTTTACTCAAACTTTGATATAAAAAATGATACAGAAGTGATAGAGGGTTTATACAAGTGCATAGCCAGATTAGTGAGAGGTGAGGATTTACAAGATAAGATCACGAATCAATTGGAaaaatacaagaaagcaaaaggaCTTTTTGGTTTGCCAATGGCTATCCGACAAAGAACTTTAAAATCACCag CTGATTGGTGGTCTTCTTATGGTGCATCAACTCCTGAATTAAAAACATTTGCAATGAAGATTTTAAACCTCACATGCTCTTCTTCAGGCTGTGAACGTAATTGGAGTGTTTTTGAACAT atacattctaagaaaagaaataggttgtcTCAACAACGATTGAATGATTTGGTATATATCAAGTACAATAGAGCTTTGAGGAGAAGATATGACATGCGAGACAAAATTGATCCTATTACTTTGTCAGAGATAgatgatagtaatgaatggttgTTGGGTAAATTGGATGACAGTGATAAAGACAATGATAATGATTTTGTCTACGAAGGTGAAGATTTGCGTTGGAGTGATGTAGCACGAGCATCTGGGGTTGGTGAAAGTGCATATGACTTTCGATCTCGAAATGCATCTTCTTCAAAAGGGGCATCATTATCTGCATCAGCAAAAAGGAAACTGTCTTCAGCTCAAACTAGTCTTGTTaatgaagaagaaattaatcttGATGATGAAACTGAAGAAGAGGATACTGATGGATACAAATCAAGCGATGGAGCTGATGACGTAGATTTGgacaatgaagatgaagaagatgattattttgatatttga
- the LOC122017130 gene encoding uncharacterized protein LOC122017130, producing MPVPPLPTLQLHPQPTSSLPGTKNSWIDLDDLKSQILKRLGQDRSHIYFRFLNGFLSQKLSKREFNKICIALLGSENIPFHNHLIRAILQNATQAKTPPPLDCGKFAQKPTEDVPKKSLQVDDGSKAPSAVPQTWSNGDILPPSPCKSRTGIDSCRTKDWPSSLGASPRSDIVAHQPSIPRAETVSTENGQLYLLKRPLQQQHVNSYPPTVKRRREGTPLLDVSTVHSNPHAEATSIGDEEDIDHSSYLDPFRGPLQAPLGIPFCAASVGGARKTFLSAGTSTSDSYWRNHNAGELCHTEVLKATMSKIAEAQGLEDVKLESAHVLNHALDAYLKRLIRSCIKLRVGREHAIAKQSSPSLQHCTKHINGIWPRNNIHVRGNVGIVEDTCAISMNNLKVAMELNPQQLGENWPLLLEKICFCSFEE from the coding sequence ATGCCGGTGCCGCCGCTGCCAACTTTGCAGCTGCACCCTCAGCCAACGTCATCACTACCAGGCACAAAGAACTCTTGGATCGACCTTGATGATCTGAAATCTCAGATATTGAAGCGCCTCGGTCAGGATCGTTCACACATATACTTCAGGTTTTTGAATGGTTTCTTGTCACAGAAGCTGAGCAAGAGAGAGTTCAACAAAATATGTATTGCGTTACTCGGTAGTGAGAATATCCCCTTCCACAACCATCTCATTCGTGCAATCCTTCAGAATGCTACCCAAGCAAAGACACCTCCACCACTTGATTGCGGCAAGTTTGCACAAAAGCCAACTGAGGatgtaccaaagaaatcacttcAAGTAGATGATGGTTCAAAAGCTCCGTCAGCAGTGCCTCAAACTTGGTCTAATGGGGATATATTGCCACCATCACCCTGCAAATCCAGGACTGGCATTGATAGTTGCAGGACAAAAGACTGGCCCAGCTCCCTTGGAGCAAGTCCAAGATCAGATATTGTTGCGCATCAGCCTTCCATACCACGTGCTGAGACTGTTTCCACTGAAAATGGTCAATTGTATTTGTTAAAGAGACCATTGCAGCAACAGCATGTTAATTCTTACCCGCCAACAGTAAAGAGGAGGAGAGAGGGAACACCTCTGCTTGATGTGAGTACTGTACATAGCAATCCTCATGCAGAAGCAACATCCATAGGAGATGAGGAGGACATCGATCATTCAAGTTATTTGGATCCCTTCAGAGGCCCTCTTCAGGCTCCACTTGGGATTCCTTTTTGTGCTGCAAGTGTTGGTGGGGCACGAAAGACATTTTTGTCAGCAGGTACTTCTACCAGTGACAGTTATTGGAGAAATCATAATGCTGGCGAACTATGCCATACTGAGGTTTTGAAGGCAACAATGTCAAAGATTGCTGAAGCACAGGGCTTGGAAGATGTAAAATTGGAATCAGCTCACGTGCTGAATCATGCTCTTGATGCTTATTTGAAGCGACTTATTAGGTCATGCATCAAGTTGAGAGTGGGTAGAGAACATGCAATAGCGAAGCAGTCAAGTCCTAGTCTTCAACATTGTACAAAGCACATAAATGGTATTTGGCCAAGAAACAACATCCATGTGCGAGGTAATGTTGGAATTGTGGAAGATACGTGTGCGATTAGTATGAACAACTTAAAGGTAGCAATGGAACTAAATCCACAGCAACTTGGGGAGAACTGGCCTCTGCTTCTCGAGAAAATTTGTTTTTGCTCATTTGAGGAATAG
- the LOC122015473 gene encoding uncharacterized protein LOC122015473 isoform X1, with translation MEFHAKPHPPNLDDVQVDCNWEDVTCPICLDFPHNGVMLQCSSYDKGCRPFMCDTNQAHSNCLERFKSAYGMPIVVKVTSTTHGATVVCIQDISSNSGSRPACPLCRGDVTGWVVIDKARVYLNMKKRCCEEKQCSYIGNFTELQKHAELKHPHSCPSEIDPARQLDWDNFQQSTEIIDVLSTIHAEVPHGVVLGDYVIEYGDAETGDEHEDFPRSRGNWLTSCISCKVFHRGPRSRQRSRRSGRRSSDHSGSDGSNVGENSTRSVDIRGFRFVETDDELPRTGGSNTESIVIPNHYRYGSHRSQFYDNRPL, from the exons ATGGAGTTTCATGCCAAACCCCATCCTCCTAACTTGGATGATGTACAAGTAGATTGTAACTGGGAAGATGTGACTTGCCCTATTTGTCTGGATTTCCCTCACAATGGGGTCATGCTTCAGTGCTCTTCTTATGACAAGGGATGCCGGCCTTTCATGTGTGATACTAACCAGGCCCATTCAAACTGTCTTGAGCGCTTCAAAAGTGCATATGGGATGCCTATTGTTGTCAAAGTCACATCAACAACACATGGGGCCACTGTAGTTTGTATTCAAGACATCTCTTCAAACTCGGGCAGCCGACCTGCCTGCCCACTATGTAGAGGGGATGTAACTGGTTGGGTTGTTATCGACAAGGCCCGTGTATACTTGAACATGAAGAAGCGATGCTGTGAAGAGAAGCAGTGTTCATACATTGGAAATTTTACTGAGCTGCAAAAGCACGCTGAGCTAAAGCATCCTCATTCGTGCCCTTCAGAAATCGACCCTGCTCGACAACTTGATTGGGATAACTTCCAGCAGTCTACAGAGATTATAGATGTTTTGAGCACTATACATGCAGAAGTACCACACGGGGTGGTTTTAGGTGACTATGTCATCGAGTATGGTGATGCTGAGACCGGAGACGAGCATGAAGATTTCCCCCGGAGCAGGGGTAACTGGTTGACGtcttgcatatcttgtaaggtATTCCATAGAGGTCCAAGAAGCCGACAAAGATCCAGACGAAGTGGAAGAAGAAGCAGTGATCATTCGGGCTCTGATGGTTCAAATGTCGGTGAAAACTCTACAAGATCAGTAGATATAAGAGGCTTCAGATTTGTTGAGACTGATGACGAGCTTCCAAGAACAGGTGGCAGTAACACAGAATCCATTGTGATTCCAAACCACTATCG ATATGGAAGCCATAGATCCCAGTTTTATGATAATCGACCACTGTGA
- the LOC122015473 gene encoding uncharacterized protein LOC122015473 isoform X2, which translates to MEFHAKPHPPNLDDVQVDCNWEDVTCPICLDFPHNGVMLQCSSYDKGCRPFMCDTNQAHSNCLERFKSAYGMPIVVKVTSTTHGATVVCIQDISSNSGSRPACPLCRGDVTGWVVIDKARVYLNMKKRCCEEKQCSYIGNFTELQKHAELKHPHSCPSEIDPARQLDWDNFQQSTEIIDVLSTIHAEVPHGVVLGDYVIEYGDAETGDEHEDFPRSRGNWLTSCISCKVFHRGPRSRQRSRRSGRRSSDHSGSDGSNVGENSTRSVDIRGFRFVETDDELPRTGGSNTESIVIPNHYR; encoded by the coding sequence ATGGAGTTTCATGCCAAACCCCATCCTCCTAACTTGGATGATGTACAAGTAGATTGTAACTGGGAAGATGTGACTTGCCCTATTTGTCTGGATTTCCCTCACAATGGGGTCATGCTTCAGTGCTCTTCTTATGACAAGGGATGCCGGCCTTTCATGTGTGATACTAACCAGGCCCATTCAAACTGTCTTGAGCGCTTCAAAAGTGCATATGGGATGCCTATTGTTGTCAAAGTCACATCAACAACACATGGGGCCACTGTAGTTTGTATTCAAGACATCTCTTCAAACTCGGGCAGCCGACCTGCCTGCCCACTATGTAGAGGGGATGTAACTGGTTGGGTTGTTATCGACAAGGCCCGTGTATACTTGAACATGAAGAAGCGATGCTGTGAAGAGAAGCAGTGTTCATACATTGGAAATTTTACTGAGCTGCAAAAGCACGCTGAGCTAAAGCATCCTCATTCGTGCCCTTCAGAAATCGACCCTGCTCGACAACTTGATTGGGATAACTTCCAGCAGTCTACAGAGATTATAGATGTTTTGAGCACTATACATGCAGAAGTACCACACGGGGTGGTTTTAGGTGACTATGTCATCGAGTATGGTGATGCTGAGACCGGAGACGAGCATGAAGATTTCCCCCGGAGCAGGGGTAACTGGTTGACGtcttgcatatcttgtaaggtATTCCATAGAGGTCCAAGAAGCCGACAAAGATCCAGACGAAGTGGAAGAAGAAGCAGTGATCATTCGGGCTCTGATGGTTCAAATGTCGGTGAAAACTCTACAAGATCAGTAGATATAAGAGGCTTCAGATTTGTTGAGACTGATGACGAGCTTCCAAGAACAGGTGGCAGTAACACAGAATCCATTGTGATTCCAAACCACTATCGGTAG
- the LOC122016345 gene encoding tRNA (carboxymethyluridine(34)-5-O)-methyltransferase-like produces the protein MLSRFSTVLYSKPINLFILLRAAFLLHPDTSVGVRSSGMSAMESLRHTQKFHSTNLLSENLDQPSNSPEPSYLHVENTCSSSVCSTPDIEKKYVHRIYDAIAPHFSSTRFAKWPKVASFLNSLQPGSVILDAGCGNGKYLGLNPDCFYIGCDISPSLVEICTRKGHEVMVADAVDLPYRENFGDAAISIAVLHHLSTDSRRIKAIEELVRVVRKGGLILITVWAVEQEDKSLLTKWTPLCHKYDDEWVKSSNPPVRGNAATKLECIPELDESCRQTSSRLFAGEVESRTDKVMDGASIPCSISEGEYSSNDGLSETQQEYFVPWHLPYHRAEISGASASALESGLAKKDDKKGALVYNRYYHVFVEGELQRLVSGINNASIVDQFYDKSNWCIVLEKI, from the exons ATGCTCAGTAGGTTCAGCACAGTACTATATTCAAAACCTATAAATTTGTTTATTCTGTTAAGAGCAGCATTTCTACTGCATCCAGATACCTCTGTAGGTGTTAGGTCTTCTGGAATGTCGGCCATGGAGTCATTACGCCACACTCAAAAATTTCATTCAACAAATTTATTGTCAGAGAATTTAGATCAGCCATCTAATTCCCCAGAACCTTCATATTTGCATGTGGAGAATACTTGCTCGTCCAGTGTCTGCTCCACTCCAGACATTGAAAAGAAGTATGTTCATCGCATTTATGATGCCATTGCACCTCATTTCAGCTCAACTCGATTCGCTAAGTGGCCAAAAGTTGCTAGTTTCTTGAACTCTTTGCAGCCAGGTTCTGTCATTTTGGATGCTGGTTGCGGAAATGGAAAGTATCTTGGCCTGAACCCTGATTGCTTCTACATAGGTTGTGATATAAGCCCTTCTCTAGTTGAAATATGCACAAGGAAAGGCCATGAAGTAATGGTTGCTGATGCTGTCGACCTTCCCTACAGAGAGAATTTTGGTGATGCTGCAATTTCTATCGCGGTATTGCATCACCTGAGCACTGATAGTAGACGGATAAAAGCAATAGAGGAGTTGGTTAGGGTTGTTCGGAAGGGTGGGCTGATTTTAATCACTGTGTGGGCTGTTGAACAAGAAGATAAATCACTACTTACTAAATGGACACCTCTCTGTCATAAGTATGATGATGAATGGGTGAAGTCAAGCAATCCACCTGTTCGTGGTAATGCTGCAACCAAGTTGGAATGTATCCCCGAGTTAGATGAAAGTTGTAGGCAAACATCCAGCAGATTGTTTGCTGGAGAAGTGGAGTCAAGAACAGACAAAGTTATGGACGGTGCTTCTATTCCATGTTCCATTTCGGAGGGAGAGTATTCTTCCAACGATGGCCTATCTGAGACCCAGCAGGAATATTTTGTTCCTTGGCACTTGCCATATCACCGTGCTGAAATTAGTGGTGCATCAGCTTCAGCACTTGAATCTGGACTAGCAAAGAAGGATGATAAGAAAGGAGCGCTGGTATACAACCGTTATTACCATGTTTTTGTTGAAGGCGAACTCCAAAG GTTGGTTTCGGGCATAAATAATGCATCAATTGTCGACCAATTTTATGACAAATCGAATTGGTGTATTGTTCTCGAGAAGATCTAA
- the LOC122014690 gene encoding casein kinase I-like: protein MEPRVGNKFRLGRKIGSGSFGEIYLGTNIQTNEEVAIKLENVKTKHPQLLYESKLYRILQGGTGVPNVRWFGIEGDYNVLVMDLLGPSLEDLFNFCSRKLSLKTVLMLADQMINRVEFVHSKSFLHRDIKPDNFIMGLGRRANQVYIIDFGLAKKYRDTSTHQHIPYRENKNLTGTARYASVNTHLGIEQSRRDDLESLGYVLMYFLRGSLPWQGLKAGTKKQKYERISEKKVATSIEALCKGYPSEFASYFHYCRSLRFDDKPDYGYLKRLFRDLFIHEGFQFDYVFDWTILKYQQSQIAGGPPCAVGQSAGHSSGLAPAFLNNRQTAADEGRAGGRLTADSSRPRRTPPAVNVGSASKQKAPMANDPCVSKDAMVSSSTPMGWPNGSSRRTPVAGGQDVAGTDPDQSRTRAADASPVTYHKVSSAQRSSPIISTSSGRKPSTTKNYEVALRGIKGLNIDSVENN from the exons ATGGAACCTCGCGTTGGGAACAAGTTCCGCCTCGGTCGCAAGATCGGGAGCGGCTCCTTCGGGGAGATCTATTTAG GTACTAACATCCAAACCAATGAGGAAGTCGCGATTAAACTC GAGAATGTCAAGACTAAGCATCCACAGCTGCTTTATGAATCAAAACTATATAGAATCCTTCAGGGAGGAA CTGGAGTCCCTAATGTGAGATGGTTTGGCATCGAGGGTGATTATAATGTCCTCGTAATGGATTTACTAGGACCAAGTCTTGAAGACCTTTTCAACTTTTGCAGTCGTAAACTCTCTTTGAAGACTGTCCTGATGCTTGCAGATCAGATG ATAAATCGAGTGGAATTTGTACATTCAAAATCCTTCCTTCACCGAGATATCAAACCAGATAATTTTATTATGGGTCTTGGTAGACGAGCTAATCAG GTCTATATTATTGATTTCGGCCTTGCCAAAAAGTATAGAGACACTTCCACCCATCAGCATATTCCATACAG AGAGAACAAAAACTTAACTGGGACTGCTAGATATGCAAGTGTGAATACACATCTTGGCATAG aACAAAGCAGGAGGGATGATTTGGAATCTCTCGGATACGTTCTAATGTACTTCTTAAGAGGAAG TCTACCGTGGCAAGGTCTAAaagcaggaacaaagaagcagaAGTATGAAAGAATTAGTGAAAAAAAAGTGGCCACGTCAATTGAG GCTTTGTGCAAGGGATATCCTTCAGAATTTGCATCGTACTTCCATTATTGTCGCTCATTAAGATTTGATGACAAGCCTGATTATGGATATCTTAAAAGATTGTTCCGGGACCTTTTCATCCATGAAG GTTTTCAGTTTGATTATGTATTTGATTGGACCATTTTGAAGTATCAGCAATCTCAGATAGCCGGTGGTCCTCCATGTGCTGTT gGTCAAAGTGCAGGACATAGCTCTGGCTTGGCTCCTGCTTTCTTAAATAATAGGCAGACAG CAGCTGATGAAGGTAGAGCAGGTGGTCGGTTGACTGCAGACTCTTCTCGTCCACGACGAACACCACCAGCAGTAAATGTAGGCAGTGCATCAAAGCAGAAGGCCCCTATGGCGAATGATCCATGTGTCAGTAAAGATGCTATG GTTTCCAGTTCCACTCCTATGGGGTGGCCAAATGGATCCTCCAGACGGACTCCTGTTGCTGGTGGCCAAGACGTGGCGGGGACTGATCCAGATCAGTCTCGCACTCGTGCTGCAGATGCCAGCCCTGTGACTTACCACAAGGTTTCAAGTGCTCAACGAAGCTCTCCAATCATTTCTACATCATCTGGAAGGAAACCATCTACAACCAAGAATTACGAGGTCGCACTCAGAGGCATCAAGGGCCTCAATATTGATAGTGTGGAGAATAACTAG